In Takifugu rubripes chromosome 18, fTakRub1.2, whole genome shotgun sequence, the DNA window AAGCCCCCAAAACGCCACCCCAAATCATCCCCAACCTTCCCCCCAGATGATGCTGAATTATGAACGTGCCACATCATGAGTCTCCTGGGGCGGGTAGCTGTGCATCGTGCCAGGAAAGCCGCCCTGCTTTGTGTAGTCTTCTTGATGGCGCGAGCATGGAGCAGCGCCTCCTTGGCCTTGGCGGGGGCGGCGGTGTCTCAGGGACCCCAGGGCTGTCCACCGCAGTGTTCCTGTAGTAATCAGCAGGGGAAGGTGGTGTGCACCAGACGAGGACTCACCCGCGTGCCCCCTGGCATCCCTGCCAACACGCGACACCTCAATCTGATGGAAAACGCCATTGAGGCGGTGCAGGCTGACTCCTTCCGGCATCTGCACCACCTTGAGGTGCTCCAGCTGGGGCGAAATGCCATACGGCAGATTGAGGTGGGCGCGTTTAATGGACTCACCAGCCTCAACACGTTGGAGTTGTTTGACAACCGGCTGACAGTGGTGCCCAGTGGGGCCTTTGAGTACCTTTCCAAATTAAGAGAACTATGGCTGAGGAGCAACCCCATTGAAAGTATCCCCTCTTATGCCTTCAACCGGGTGCCGTCCCTCATGCGACTGGACTTGGGAGAGTTACGGAAACTGGAATACATCTCCGAAGGAGCTTTTGAGGGCCTGGAAAACCTTAAGTACCTCAACTTGGGCATGTGCAACATAAAAGGTGACCTGCCTAACCTGAGTCCTCTCAAGggtctggaggagctggagatttCCGAAAATCAGTTCCCAGAGATAAAGCCAGGCTTCTTCAAAGGCCTGCGCTCTTTGAAGAAGCTGTGGATGATGAACTCGCAAATAACAGTGACTGAGCGCAACGCATTTGACGGCCTGTCTTCACTGGTGGAACTCAACCTTGCCCATAACAATCTGAGCGCGGTGCCACATGATCTCTTCTCCCCGCTAAAGTACCTGGTGGAACTCCATCTCCATCACAACCCTTGGAGCTGTGGCTGTGAAGCTGTATGGTTAGCACAGTGGCTACGGGAGTACATCCCAACGAATTCGACTTGCTGCGGACGCTGCGTTTCGCCAGCCAGCATGAGGGGTCGACAGCTGGTGGACGTGGACAGAGGCGAGGGCGCTGCAGTCCAGTGTTCGGCACCTTACATTGGAGACGCACCAAGGGACCTGAACATCTCTGCGGGACGGGTGGCGGAGCTTCGTTGTCGCACGGCCCCGATGTCTTCAGTGCGCTGGCTTCTACCCAACGGGACCATCTTGACCCACGCTTCTGGCCATCCGAGAATATCCGTACTCAATGACGGTACCCTTAATTTCTCCAATGTCCTGGCAGCAGACACGGGAACCTACACTTGCATGGTGTCCAATGCAGCTGGGAACTCCAATGCCTCAGCCTACCTCAATGTGAGCGCAGCTGAGCTTAATACGTCCAACCTGAGTTATTTTACCACAGTAACTGTTGAGGTGATGGGGCCGACGAccgaaatgcccaaagccaaaTCCACCACGAccacagctgctccaggttctggtgtagctgggggaggagggatAGGCCTAGGGACGACCACCACGACAGCCTCCCCTTCGGTCTTTCAGCCAGTATTTATTTCCACACCAACTGTGTTGCTGCAAAGCACCGACAGTCCGCTGGGTGCAGCCAAGCCATCGGTGGCACCAGGACCCCAAGGTGCCACTAGCAAACCAGGAAGGTCGGGCCCCAGTCTTGATGAAGTGATGAAGACCACTAAGATAATAATAggatgctttgtggcagtgacGTTACTGGCTGCCGTCATGCTTATTGCTTTCTACAAATTGAGAAAGCGACACCAGCAGAGGAGCACGGTGGCAGCCGCCCGAACTGTGGAGATTATCCAGGTGGATGAGGAAGATCTCCCGCCTCCTGCATCAGCATCTCAAGAGACCGCGCTCACGTTGCCTGAGATCCGGGACCATAACAACATACACAAATTGGATTTTATCAGCCACAAGACTGACTATGGCTTCCACAAACCCAAGGCAGAGTACAAGCCCCAGGCTGACTTTACTCTTCACAAGCCCAAGGCAGAGTACACCACATATAAGCCAAATATGGACTTCAGTGGCCAGAAATTCCTCCCGGACTACAGCACTCATAAATCCACACCAGATTTTAGCCTTCACAGAACAAAGGTCGACTACAGTCCTTTTAGACAAGCTTATAGCACTCACAAGCCTAAAGCAGAATACAGCCCATTTAAACCAGACTTTGGC includes these proteins:
- the LOC101064199 gene encoding leucine-rich repeat-containing protein 4-like gives rise to the protein MSLLGRVAVHRARKAALLCVVFLMARAWSSASLALAGAAVSQGPQGCPPQCSCSNQQGKVVCTRRGLTRVPPGIPANTRHLNLMENAIEAVQADSFRHLHHLEVLQLGRNAIRQIEVGAFNGLTSLNTLELFDNRLTVVPSGAFEYLSKLRELWLRSNPIESIPSYAFNRVPSLMRLDLGELRKLEYISEGAFEGLENLKYLNLGMCNIKGDLPNLSPLKGLEELEISENQFPEIKPGFFKGLRSLKKLWMMNSQITVTERNAFDGLSSLVELNLAHNNLSAVPHDLFSPLKYLVELHLHHNPWSCGCEAVWLAQWLREYIPTNSTCCGRCVSPASMRGRQLVDVDRGEGAAVQCSAPYIGDAPRDLNISAGRVAELRCRTAPMSSVRWLLPNGTILTHASGHPRISVLNDGTLNFSNVLAADTGTYTCMVSNAAGNSNASAYLNVSAAELNTSNLSYFTTVTVEVMGPTTEMPKAKSTTTTAAPGSGVAGGGGIGLGTTTTTASPSVFQPVFISTPTVLLQSTDSPLGAAKPSVAPGPQGATSKPGRSGPSLDEVMKTTKIIIGCFVAVTLLAAVMLIAFYKLRKRHQQRSTVAAARTVEIIQVDEEDLPPPASASQETALTLPEIRDHNNTYKPTPHGAKWTENNVGNSLPRTLPSTITAMAEPFVIKTHGKEKVQETQI